The Numida meleagris isolate 19003 breed g44 Domestic line chromosome 27, NumMel1.0, whole genome shotgun sequence sequence GAGGAAACACATTTAATTCATACGTAAACCCAACATACAGTTTGAGATCCTTCTTCTGCATCAAGTGGGAGGTCTGAGAGCTGCACATCTGAACTTACTGCAGGGCCTCTCCAGTCCCACTGCCTCTGGTCACCACCACTGTTCTTCCCAAGACTGTTATCTGAAAGAAGAGCAGCATGTGAGCGGTCCACCAGGACAGAGCTTGTGAAAACCCACTGCATAACAGGgcaatgaaaaaattaaatgttcagcaagcagcTGAACTCAAATTCCCTAGGGTTTTATGTCAAGCTTATTTTTCCAACAAAATTACAATTCTACATGGAGTTGTTACCTTAACCCATATGCTCTAGTTACCACACCTTTAACATTACACCAACAGCCCTACTCTGCTCTCTAGTGTTGATACGAGAAGCAAAACATACAACATGCTGATACAGCATGCTAGGAATTTGTTCTGATCGTCTTCTCAGAGCCTCAAGTTCGCTTAATATCTTTCTTACATCAGAGCCTCGTTTAATACATAGTTCTTATCTCATAGTCAGTACAGAGAAGCATAGTGAAGAGCTAAGAAGCTTACATAAATGCTAGACTTTTAAAACAGGGCACCAACAAACAGGCACAGGTCCCCCACAGCTCTTCCTTACTTTTATTTGAAAGTGAGGGACTGTCATATCCTCCAAAGGTCTCTGCCCTCCTGGGGAGTCCCACTGCGTAGCTATCTTCAGACTGACAGGATCCATTTCCTAAGTGAGTGAAGATAAGGTTCTGGAGATTTTCAGCTAGGAAGGAAGAGAACGTCATTTAAACAGCTGTATCCACACAGTGAGACAAACTCATCACGCTAACAGcttagaaatatatataatttcaaCCATGCACATTAAAAGATGGGGCAGTTTGAGAGATTTCCTGCAGTGCAGATGGATTTTCTTTGTGACATGTTCTTTATGAGAGGCTCTTCATATTGCACATGAAGATGACCTCTTCCTTGAGCTCAGATTACCAAGCCTTGAATGTTTTCTGTCAAACTAAAAATGTTTGTGGTTTGTGTTTGTCTAAATATGCTATCTTCAGATAGACTATTTTAATCTGTAACACTCATGATTATATTTCAGGGTTGGATTATTGTTAGGTTGCCTCGTTACCCATCTGAATAGACTCATCTGAAGATTCCATGGGTTgatctttaaaaagtaaaacaaaataaaaaataatttttaaaaaaatcccacaaagcTGAGGAGGTGGTCCTCTACCTAAAACCACAGCTGCATACTACCTATTCTGCAGGCTGGTTCTGAGTCTGAACTGCATTACAAAGAATTATCAGAAGATGATTTCTGTGTGACCCATACTTAGATGCTATGTGCTTATCCCAACATCTGCACTGCACTGAACACACACGTTTCCCTGCTGCACTTACCTTCTACCACTGCAGACTTCAGAAGTGCCTCTCCTTGCAGACTTTCTGGGATATCCCCCCGAAGAAGTAGCCTAGATCGGGATCCTTGGGAATGGTCTTCAAATCCATACATTTCAGACATTTCTTGATAAATTTGTTGTTTCTCAGTTAGACTTTGCACAATCAGGTCATCTTTCGTGTTCAAACGCTCTAAAAGACGAAACAAACTCAGTTCTGCCTTCCAAATTGCTGTCAAGAGTACGACATTCACTTTGGAAGCTTATCATTCATTTCATAGTCAGAGATGTAATTAACagttgggagaaaaaaaagcaaaacacctCACAAAGCACCcaaagattattattattattatttttttaaagtatttctatGCGACCTTGCAATACCTTGAAAAACTTCAGGAGAAAATTGGTCACATGTGATAAAAGAACAAGGCAGTCCTAAATCACAAGCGATGCTGAGAAGCTCCTTGTGGAATATATACTTAAGTTATTACCTTGGAATTCTCTTAATTTCACTGCTCTTGCTTCAGCCAGTCTCCTTTCTGCTTCAGGTTCATAAAATGATCCTCCTTCTTCATCAGGACAGCTGTAAAAGGTGGGAGACAGAAATATGTTTGATTTACACATTAGACAATTTAAAGTCACCTCAGCATTCAGCCTGAAGCTTTTGCTCAGAGTGAGGTTTTATCTTGCATGTCAGCCTTTTTCCCTTATCCAAAGCCCTGTTGCTTTCGACATCAGTAaaccaagttaaaaaaaaaaaagatagaacaAAGTCTTAGGCAATTTGTTCCAGCATCTCTCTGAGTAGCTTCTGTCCAGTAAATATGCACAAGACTGCCTGCTTCAGCTTTACAAAGGAAGTCTGTGAACAgttgaaagtatttttacaataaaCTTCCACCTACAAGCCCCTacaagaagggaaggaggatgAGTGACAAACGAAGCCCTCCAGCTTTCACTCATTCTTTACCTTTCTACAGCTCTGCGGATGTGAGCCATCCAGGAATTCCTCTCCTCTTTTGAGCTTGTGTGAATTTCATACATTTCTGGTCCTTGTAAGGAAGCGCTAATTAAGAACATTGCCTTTTCCTCATTAGCTACCTCTCTTACAATCAGCTTTTGCAGTGAGATGACTGGTGGTTTAGAGTcctataaaagaaaatataatttattgcaCTGTAttatatggatttttttttttttttagagtttgTGCTTCTGACCTCCCCTCTGTCTTCTCACCCATACAGGGCCACACAGCAACACAGTCACTTACTGCTATGGTGACACTTTTGACACTTGTCATTTTTCACTCACTAACCATAAATCAAAACATGGAATGCAAAACgtacatttcaaaaataagagTTCTTGCTACCTGACTGAATATTAAAGCATAGGTCCAATATTTGTAACCTAGGAAggttttcagaagagaacagCTCTTTGCAGCTGCTTCACACCATAATCTACagtgaaattaagaaaatgaaactgtaagACAGATCAGTTTGCTCCATATATCTATGGAGGAGTGATATCTGGAATGGTTCTATTATGGTCATAACCGAActagaaaagaacaaagtacATGCAATTAACTGTTCTGAGTACACCTGTGGAAATGCCCtagaaaagcaagcaaatccACTGAGTATTCTAAAGTGCTGCAGTAATTACATTagcatttaatgctttttatgtTCTTCAGGAAAATTATCTGCCCACAGCAAATCATTGGCTATTGTAGCTATGGCTTACCAGGTCCCTAGccaaaatggaaatttttttccccttcaaactGACACACAGAAGCAGATCTTACTTGCAGGTGCCTTTCTAAGCACAGTTCTAGCGTTTAACATAGGACTTGTAAAAACCAGCAGCCTGACAAAGCTCAGTGAAAGGCAAAGTCACAGCACAAGGAAAGGTGAAGCACTGAACCTCAGAACATGCTcaagatactaaaaaaaaaaaaaaagactggtgCAAAGGAACATTGCTTTGCACTAAAGAAGAGCAGGAGGGGTTAACGAGTGCCAGAACATACTAAGGAGAAGTGACTCTATACCTGGCTTGTTTATTAACTTCATTTTCCTCGTGAAGCTACCGTAACAACTAACatttctatttgtatttttctgtaattactcTCATTTTCACAAGTACTCTAAGTGAATACATTAAATAAGATGACCACCACTTACCACTGATGCAAACATGTATTTTTGGTCCTTTTCTTGTAAGAGCAACAGTACGTCATTTAACAGGACTGCCAGAATATCTACagtaacaaatgaaagaaaagaaaaaaagattttcatgcAAAGAAACTGGTGTAGactcaaaaaaaatcactgaggtTTCCAGACACAGCCTGTACAcatgcagaggcagcagaataCAAACAGAGCCAATTTAAAGCTTGAAAGCACCTAGAAAGGCATATTACATACAGACTCAAAACAGTCATGGCTGAACATATCTCCCTTAACAGCAGATTATTCTGAAACTGCAGATGTTCACAGTACCAGCTTTTCTTGGCTTCATTACATGTACCATTTGAAGCTTTTCTTTGAACAGCTGAGCAATGAAGCTGTTGAAATGTTCACTGATGAACGTGGTTTCGATTTTCTGGCAAAACAGACATTATGTAGAATAAGGGTGTCAAGGGTTTGACAATTTCTCCAAGGGCGAACCAAGAGCTCGCACAATATAGTGTCCTTCCACAGGAGACTAAGTCAGTATGACTCAAAGCTTTGTCATTTACCTGAAGGCCTCCCACTTGAATTGGAAAGCAGATCAGACAGATAATAAGCAAACAGCATAAGGAACTTACCGTGCACCATTATAGAGATGCTTATTGGACAAGCCAGGAATAGAACAAGATCTATTTACTCCAATATCCTATTAAACAAGTGGGTTATCGTCATCCTACTTTATACTCAATCAATCAATAATAAGCAGTTGCAGAACAAAGACAAATCTTGTTCCCTAGTTGCACTTTTCCCATTCCTGGTCCTTTACCTTTGAGCCGTCCTGACGCAGCTTTCCAGTACAGCATCCCATCCAGCAGAAGCCGCCTCTGTCCCATGTCATCCTTTCGGAAGAAAAGCCCATTCTTGCATTTCCCAGATGATTTCAGCTCCATTTTATGCATAATCTCTTTAAGGCGCTGCCCCTTCTCACACTCATTTACTATGGCATCTACATGAGTGATTGTATACTTAATTAAATTAAGGGCCTGGATCAGATCTTCATAATCCTTAGTTCCAACTAGGAGAAAAGAACAGTAATTAGTCCAGTTTTCAACTCTGGAATGCAACTATGAGTCAATCAAACACATTTTAACATGAAGCTTCCTGACTGAGCATTTGGCAGTATTTCCTAAGAGCCTgagtttataaataaatgaattcctTTAGCTGTAAATCTTTAATGAACTGCAAGGCTTAGCTACTACAATGTTGTGGTTGTAAACTTGAAACTTAATGTCACTTTTGATCCTCTGATGAGGCAAGACTGACTGATGTGAATCTGTATCTAGAACTGCATCTCCAGCTAACTAAGAAGTAAGAAAGCTGCTATAAGGCAGTACCAGCCCCTTCTCCTTGTCGGAGGAAAGAACATGtggaacaggagaaaaaggatGAGATAAGAACTGTCAGGCTACTAGGAAAGATTGAGTAAACTACCTTCTGTGTTCTGAATAATACGTTCCACCAGGACTGGATATTTGGTGATGCGCTGCGTAACCAGAAGGATACACTCTTGAACACCAAGTCTCCTCACAATGGAACAGTTGCCAATTTTCTAGAAGACAAGACAGATCCGTCACATCCAttcatattttgttcttttaactCCCTCTCCTTTCCATTTACACATTCaccatttcaaaacactttttacaAAATTAGGTTTAGCACCACAAAATTATCTGTGCTtaattacaaaagcaaaattcctgGTAACATCAAAAAATGCCTTTATTACTAgacaaaaaactaaaaaaatttagtttttatttttaactactgTTAACTGAATCTAAAGCCAAAGTTCTGAATCTGAACTATTTGCTGATTGCCTTCTATAATGGACCAGTCCTTAACTACATAGGAAagtacaatatttttaaaacgAAAGCCAACCAACAGCCAAATTATACCAGTTATGAATAAGTGTTTATTTTACCACTGCACGATCACTAGGATGTTAATGTACAGAAACGCATTGCTGCTTAGAAACAGAAGACTGTAAAGCATCAGAACGCCACCAGTTGGCCTGATTGCAGGAACAAAGCACTCCTGGGGGCTGAATATAGCACCCACATCTTTCTTTACAGGGTCCAaggcttatttattttaaaactttgctTACTTATTTAGTTTCTTTAAAGTGAgaacctttttctttcaagacaCCTAGTTAAGAAGAGCTATAACTATAGAACCACGCTGGAAAGTTCACACAGTATCACTTACTAATGACTGGAACACGAGAATACCACGGTCTGTGCAGTGCCAGCTAAGATTCAGGTTACAGGCTTCCAGTCTGGCTGTGCTTCTTGATCCCATCCTATTAATTGTGCATTACACTGTACAGCAGATAAACAAACTGCCCTGGAGCCAACCTTCTGGTTTTGGAAAGATGATGTAGTGGGCAAAACTAAATTAAGAGTTCCTTCTTTTTCCGTGGTATTTATATCAACAGCATTTATTATCAAGCCAATTTACATAGATGGCCACACAGCATGGCAGTCAGCGACGAAGCCATGAATAGAACAGATACTCTACTCCCCAGTACTAGGTGCtctcaagaaaaaacaaatacctGCCTGCCCCAAATTTAACAGCTGCTCCTTGTAGCTGTGTCCATACAGCCCAAAAGATCTACAACACAAGAAGTGAGCAACCTACCAAACAACAAGAATACGCCTCTTAGTATCTGCTCATTCAAAATTAAGAGATCTTCCAAGTATAAAATAGAAGTGAAAGAGTTCAAGCATACTTTGCACAGTAATAATGGGAGGCTTCTGATTGTTGTTTACCTTTATTAAGTTTTGGAACTTCTTGTGGCTTTGGAGCAGGTCTTTATAGTGACTAACAGCTTCATTATGTCCAGAACAGAACACACcgtatttttctttcattctctctccattttcaCCTGAGAACTAATTGGAAATATAAGTATTAAATACATGAATCATTAACCTACAAGCACCCCGAGGCCCACATTTAACATAGTTTTACATTAACTGAATCCTGAGACAACATTTCTTCgacatttctcatttctgttacAGAAGAAATTGGTAATTATAATATTAACCATAATGAGCTTTTTAGGTACTTAATGGTGTCAAGAATGTTGGTACAGTCTCACACCTGTTTTACCAAGAGGTCTCCAATGTTCTGGATTATATAATTTCGGTCACTGCCTTCTTCCAAGGACTCCTTTCGTCGCTCCTTTAACTGGAGCAGGAATTGCCCAtgcatctccagcagctcatcCACACAGGGGAAGAGCTTGTTGATGACTGCATTTGAGAACTGCAGTTCCTCTTTCATGGCTTTGGAGTACACcttcagcattattttcagcGTTCTAACATGGTGCATTTCAGTCTGCATTAGTTCTGGgtaaagggaaataaaaattaggGCTCATTTACGCAGTGTGCTGTGACTAGTGAGGTAGAGAACAGCAGTCTCTGAAAGTCATCATCTTTTGCAAGTGACCAAACTTATCATCAGAGCAACAACAGCTAGATGAACAACCCTCAACTGCTTCTGGTATCAAGGGTGACATATAGGACAAGAGAAACTAGAGGTGATATTCTTaaactgcagcaaaagcagTTTGATATCAAATATCAGGAATAACTTTCCTTATCATCAGAAAGCTTAATATTGCAGCATTTCTCAGAGATGTTTGTTAGCACACAAAACAGTCTAGGTACAGCTGATCATACGATAGCATATGCTGGCAGTGAGGACCATGTGACACCTTGCCTCCTTCCAGCCATACTTTGTACCATTCTAGATCTTGCTAGAAGCCAGCTATTCTGAAGCTGTCCATAAACTTTTTCTAAGGCATTATATCACTACCAAGAAAAGAATATAACCATAATTGAAGCTCCTGAATTTGCCCTGCTAATCTCTCAATCGAACAGTGACCGAGAATGACCCTGCTTATTTTATAACATCTCCCAGCTGAAGTTGAGCTTGGGATATTTCCTAATTGCACAGCCAGGCTTTGCTGCTCACACtggcataaagaaaaatatgggCTGCTTAAAATCATTATTAGGAGGACTTTGGCACTCTAAGACAAATAGAGATTTGAAAATCTGTACTCGGTTTCAGTTTCCAAACACAAGTCAAAATGGAAGctcataaaaataacaatttctgttttgcttcgGAACAGTGACACTataaaaaagttttaaagaaataatgatgtTCTTACCATAAATGACATCCTGCCTTTTtataacttctttcttttgcctctttGCATAAGACTGTTCCACTGCAACGCTCCAAGACTCCGCCTCAAACTCATGAGCATCTGTTTCTATTTCACTTCGGAGGGATAGAGAATATGCATCTAGACCAAAAGCACATTCAATTTCAATAATTAATGAATTACATCCGAACTATATCCTTCGTTACCATCAACAAGGGCAAATACATCTCAAGATGTACTGTATGCAGTCTCTTACTCAGTCTTAAAGtcctgaaaaacacagaagtttcCATACCTTCCAGAAAAATGGAGTCTGCTGTTGAAGGTGCAAGCGAGACAACATCATCTGAGGTCTGCTTAAACTTTATAAATCCCGAGTCCCCTTCATCCATGTCTCCTGAAATTAGTCTAAGTGGCCAAAGAAATTAGAAAGAGGGATCCAAACAGAACATTAATATTCTTTAAAAGTTGCTTGActtaaatcaataaataaaagccaACCACTTTAACAAGCAGCTTTCTTATAAggcaagaaacaagaaatacacAAAAGCTACCCTTGCACTTGcagtttcaacagaaaataaatgtagtaCCTTGATCACTGACACATTACAGATTTAATTAGAGCAGCGTGAGCAAGTATGCAACTTCTAgtctgacatttaaaataaacagcagcacATCACCTGCTGACAAACCATAGCCATTACAGGGTATGGGGGGCACTTAGAGCGAGGATGGAGCATAACTGTGGCATACAAGTGTACAACTACATAAACCAGCAGACAGCTTTGAACTTGTCTACTATTTTAACCAAGGTATTCTGCAATTTAGAACACTGTCCTTCCACACGAGTCAGAACCAGCACACCCTAG is a genomic window containing:
- the ARHGEF18 gene encoding rho guanine nucleotide exchange factor 18 isoform X4, which produces MRAGRGRFPLRNTVPSAPLLCPALPCPRRGGSAHAQVRALRPFLLPGRGGAFPVSVATVRGTESATRRLPGEFDCAVNVHKNCKSLLAECSSIRPKQKDLQHRPSGPAQSSSQCISPAASLKEQPRSLLLGPDGTPVLPRSLGMTIAQRGSSPSSLNTAGAVSKFGLISGDMDEGDSGFIKFKQTSDDVVSLAPSTADSIFLEDAYSLSLRSEIETDAHEFEAESWSVAVEQSYAKRQKKEVIKRQDVIYELMQTEMHHVRTLKIMLKVYSKAMKEELQFSNAVINKLFPCVDELLEMHGQFLLQLKERRKESLEEGSDRNYIIQNIGDLLVKQFSGENGERMKEKYGVFCSGHNEAVSHYKDLLQSHKKFQNLIKKIGNCSIVRRLGVQECILLVTQRITKYPVLVERIIQNTEVGTKDYEDLIQALNLIKYTITHVDAIVNECEKGQRLKEIMHKMELKSSGKCKNGLFFRKDDMGQRRLLLDGMLYWKAASGRLKDILAVLLNDVLLLLQEKDQKYMFASVDSKPPVISLQKLIVREVANEEKAMFLISASLQGPEMYEIHTSSKEERNSWMAHIRRAVESCPDEEGGSFYEPEAERRLAEARAVKLREFQERLNTKDDLIVQSLTEKQQIYQEMSEMYGFEDHSQGSRSRLLLRGDIPESLQGEALLKSAVVEAENLQNLIFTHLGNGSCQSEDSYAVGLPRRAETFGGYDSPSLSNKNNSLGKNSGGDQRQWDWRGPAVSSDVQLSDLPLDAEEGSQTSDTTRQDDSSGIQPTVESQLIQRIQTLLQLLFSLQAVISQQDSYIEMQRATMVDREKQYRLQSTRGNLLLEQEKQRNFEKQREELMNVQKLQSQLKLEQQRWERERTQQQRELEISEAQLQRREEETRQLKEKLIQDREELERQREAYQHDLERLREAQRAVEKERERLDQLRKLKKQNTVSGTFSPELGQSLMQSHSVSFNGEGVEPSLPALKTSARVSVSGVDYLERSELVRRDSTTLENRPVLALKNEVPIHLLSATNQIQKPAAVQQQIPTKLAAFTKGSKEKSGKHKASHRTDSSASVDQKQLIPPRLVGREEGVLRGRRSASPVLTSSQATAFQTEVHGSADGQPETLSSASPNLFKPNNAPVQTLVTSQPTLSNVQDDTSKEDVIFF
- the ARHGEF18 gene encoding rho guanine nucleotide exchange factor 18 isoform X5, whose amino-acid sequence is MRAGRGRFPLRNTVPSAPLLCPALPCPRRGGSAHAQVRALRPFLLPGRGGAFPVSVATVRGTESATRRLPGEFDCAVNVHKNCKSLLAECSSIRPKKDLQHRPSGPAQSSSQCISPAASLKEQPRSLLLGPDGTPVLPRSLGMTIAQRGSSPSSLNTAGAVSKFGLISGDMDEGDSGFIKFKQTSDDVVSLAPSTADSIFLEDAYSLSLRSEIETDAHEFEAESWSVAVEQSYAKRQKKEVIKRQDVIYELMQTEMHHVRTLKIMLKVYSKAMKEELQFSNAVINKLFPCVDELLEMHGQFLLQLKERRKESLEEGSDRNYIIQNIGDLLVKQFSGENGERMKEKYGVFCSGHNEAVSHYKDLLQSHKKFQNLIKKIGNCSIVRRLGVQECILLVTQRITKYPVLVERIIQNTEVGTKDYEDLIQALNLIKYTITHVDAIVNECEKGQRLKEIMHKMELKSSGKCKNGLFFRKDDMGQRRLLLDGMLYWKAASGRLKDILAVLLNDVLLLLQEKDQKYMFASVDSKPPVISLQKLIVREVANEEKAMFLISASLQGPEMYEIHTSSKEERNSWMAHIRRAVESCPDEEGGSFYEPEAERRLAEARAVKLREFQERLNTKDDLIVQSLTEKQQIYQEMSEMYGFEDHSQGSRSRLLLRGDIPESLQGEALLKSAVVEAENLQNLIFTHLGNGSCQSEDSYAVGLPRRAETFGGYDSPSLSNKNNSLGKNSGGDQRQWDWRGPAVSSDVQLSDLPLDAEEGSQTSDTTRQDDSSGIQPTVESQLIQRIQTLLQLLFSLQAVISQQDSYIEMQRATMVDREKQYRLQSTRGNLLLEQEKQRNFEKQREELMNVQKLQSQLKLEQQRWERERTQQQRELEISEAQLQRREEETRQLKEKLIQDREELERQREAYQHDLERLREAQRAVEKERERLDQLRKLKKQNTVSGTFSPELGQSLMQSHSVSFNGEGVEPSLPALKTSARVSVSGVDYLERSELVRRDSTTLENRPVLALKNEVPIHLLSATNQIQKPAAVQQQIPTKLAAFTKGSKEKSGKHKASHRTDSSASVDQKQLIPPRLVGREEGVLRGRRSASPVLTSSQATAFQTEVHGSADGQPETLSSASPNLFKPNNAPVQTLVTSQPTLSNVQDDTSKEDVIFF